In one Halichondria panicea chromosome 4, odHalPani1.1, whole genome shotgun sequence genomic region, the following are encoded:
- the LOC135334878 gene encoding cingulin-like isoform X3 has product MTSRHSPSRNSPHTVSPASSPRSPHSKRNRGTVIVEQSLVSVKADKNDDISSRKSTGSLSHDKVHMSSLHRKSTGSSISDHQRDSRSSDSPVRSILSPHSSFLPMEHTQSTDSLTQISPPDSVHSSVSSLLDTSSSVSNLTIVTSTEDRILDELKRQIAHGALHIQQLEKKVETIPLLTVKVDELERERGKLANDLLDSQAFVDSMKQRLSLLHEQNNQLVKLAHSSGGQSAELLRNRNALVASLAQIKKLQERVDSIPTLKSQVRTMTEENSHLKDKEAELSRKFPDQLPEGVTRATYQSLIEDNTRLTENNQKISGEVRTAREQLGTVTGNLESVKKRMDKFESTRSIVVPLQQRIKRLEKEKDEIYQEYVDVKFHHQQQQPTVDIDTAHLLNEVSTLKKKNSHLQAKLETVTMESRQEKEKLVLKLFELESLSMNSQKYELEKKLIETGTPSPIESRRISGSNHTPSLTRRDSIEEEMADLPAESKVQMLKLRQLRVHSEQSRSMLQSLMAERDQLERKVEELNTLIDKRALGDLEKSVEEKDYKLQLARENITKLEKELAMASVSEQSAMEVRNKEMMKELERLREVQSNYDELVADQNQSRQYREEHELLARSLQKAKDDKSKAEKRYKDGKTRLRSLAKELSNAVELIQNYQSQCMHLQDQLDRTGQDMQRVRTMSASYRTKLEMAEVEHSSHGKSELVEKDGPGIEAYGKVCKEKDGLQETVDALSKTISEQQEQMWKLKSEREELTKQLEELTKELQVSKEQLTNEEIAVVGFKGELETVKSANSSLVLDNKKLVEQIQTLQEELDKMKSDVVEFTKSKQELDVIVNGLRESEQKVRTNTDAEMIKLTQELETSQRNCEKLQKTLTDKEKCLEQETVLKQQFERDTTGLKAHTVQLTSQVDSLSKEMAGLSSQHKTTLVEVSTLRQSNIATTEEMTAKMSQVTGQLQEAVKEKQRLTGQLQEAVKEKQRLTGQLQEAAKEKQRLDGELKTLNKTSTGSHSLKMEFEATASQRDSDHRKAISSKNKDIKELEHTVTNLRDEVEAYNATIKSLQRHIEETETREVEHERLKQNFKQLEKALGTSSHDNKALFAILQQTLKELPSYSSQASRSLQDENLRLEEQVNVLSQWNDKQRNEIETLEMTIEKLEDDKVQLLIDIQTKENSAQENSQLKRELKEVEMEVGSLRRQARSELQEELQVKMDTQSQLLAVFNQHNTSLQKQVVDLTSHVQDLGGTLERDKPVSPPPMPDVALAIPRGDVLRQRSLGDLEQENYILKERIGTMEKELMKLQGVSSQFRRRSSSLRAMFSVPVRPINEELQVSVPPELLLPCSLLADYISEFNTLQGDPAESWLESIRSEWFACMAQRTLTPACAQCYISTLSRLSARLMETVINIQDEKGNTALHYAVANGNFPVARQFVGLRCCRTGLMNKAGYTPLMLAAACCVEVGEHKDIMGHLVDRGDINKAADKDQRTALMLAACSGSLEMVSLFLEKGADVNLRDKDGSSALMFASQSGHTEIVGSLLTHPHTDTSLRDNDGLTALDIAKEAGFTELMALLGKRSKSKYKR; this is encoded by the exons ATGACATCACGCCACTCCCCCTCGAGGAATTCCCCCCACACAGTCTCACCAGCCTCGTCACCACGCTCACCACACTCGAAACGAAATCGAGGAACTGTGATTGTCGAACAGAGCCTAGTATCCGTCAAGGCCGATAAAAACGATGACATCTCGTCACGTAAATCCACCGGCTCACTCAGCCATGACAAAGTACACATGTCCTCTCTACATCGGAAGTCAACAGGATCATCGATTAGCGACCACCAGAGAGACTCCCGTTCCTCTGATTCCCCCGTCCGGTCCATCCTGTCCCCCCACTCGAGCTTCCTCCCCATGGAGCACACACAGAGCACAGACTCCCTCACACAGATCTCCCCGCCTGATAGCGTTCACAGTAGTGTGAGCTCTCTACTAGACACCTCCTCCAGCGTATCAAACCTCACCATTGTGACCTCAACCGAAGATCGCATTCTAGATGAACTAAAGAGACAGATAGCACATGGTGCATTGCATATTCAGCAACTCGAGAAAAAAGTTGAAACTATTCCACTACTCACCGTAAAAGTTGATGAACTTGAAAGAGAGAGAGGAAAATTAGCAAACGATTTATTAGACAGTCAAGCGTTTGTGGATTCTATGAAACAACGTCTCTCGCTACTGCACGAACAAAACAATCAGCTGGTGAAGCTAGCCCACTCATCTGGTGGACAATCTGCAGAGTTGCTGCGAAATCGAAACGCACTTGTTGCCAGTCTGGCCCAAATCAAGAAGCTTCAAGAACGCGTGGATAGCATACCCACGCTCAAGTCTCAAGTTAGAACCATGACTGAGGAGAATTCCCATCTCAAGGATAAAGAAGCTGAACTGAGTAGGAAATTTCCTGACCAACTTCCGGAGGGCGTTACAAGAGCAACGTATCAGTCGCTGATTGAAGACAACACTCGATTGACGGAGAATAATCAGAAAATATCTGGTGAGGTTAGGACCGCTCGGGAGCAGCTGGGTACTGTAACTGGTAACCTTGAAAGTGTCAAGAAACGAATGGATAAATTTGAGAGCACACGTTCGATTGTGGTCCCTTTACAACAACGAATCAAACGATTGGAGAAAGAAAAAGATGAGATTTATCAAGAGTATGTTGACGTGAAGTTTCATCATCAACAGCAGCAACCTACTGTCGATATAGATACGGCTCACTTGCTAAACGAAGTATCCACACTCAAGAAGAAAAACAGTCACTTACAGGCTAAACTAGAGACAGTCACGATGGAGTCAAGACAGGAGAAGGAGAAGTTGGTCCTTAAACTATTTGAACTTGAATCTCTAAGTATGAACTCTCAAAAGTACGAACTTGAAAAGAAACTTATTGAAACTGGCACCCCTAGCCCGATTGAAAGTCGGCGAATCAGCGGTtcaaaccacaccccctccctaACGAGACGAGATAGCATCGAAGAAGAAATGGCAGACCTACCTGCAGAGTCCAAAGTTCAGATGCTCAAACTGCGACAGTTGCGAGTGCACAGTGAACAGTCACGAAGCATGCTACAATCATTGATGGCCGAGAGAGACCAACTAGAGCGTAAAGTCGAGGAACTAAACACTCTCATTGACAAGAGGGCCCTCGGAGATCTAGAAAAATCCGTCGAAGAGAAAGATTACAAATTGCAGCTGGCCAGAGAGAACATCACGAAGCTCGAGAAGGAGCTAGCTATGGCTAGTGTTTCAGAACAGTCCGCTATGGAGGTTAGAAATAAGGAGATGATGAAAGAACTGGAACGATTGAGAGAAGTCCAATCAAATTACGACGAACTAGTAGCCGATCAAAACCAATCGAGACAGTATCGAGAAGAGCACGAGTTGTTAGCGCGCTCACTACAGAAGGCCAAAGATGATAAATCAAAAGCGGAGAAACGCTACAAAGATGGAAAAACTCGACTGAGATCTCTAGCCAAAGAGTTATCGAATGCGGTGGAACTGATTCAGAACTATCAGTCGCAGTGTATGCATCTACAAGATCAGCTGGATCGTACTGGTCAGGACATGCAACGTGTTCGCACAATGTCTGCCTCGTACAGAACTAAACTAGAGATGGCAGAAGTTGAGCATTCCTCTCACGGGAAGAGTGAACTTGTTGAAAAAGACGGTCCAGGGATAGAAGCTTATGGCAAAGTTTGCAAAGAAAAGGATGGTCTTCAAGAAACTGTCGATGCACTCAGTAAGACTATTTCCGAGCAACAAGAACAGATGTGGAAGTTGAAATCTGAGAGAGAAGAATTGACAAAACAATTGGAAGAGCTCACAAAAGAACTTCAAGTTTCTAAAGAACAACTAACGAATGAGGAAATAGCCGTTGTTGGGTTCAAAGGTGAACTAGAGACTGTCAAGTCAGCAAATTCCAGCCTTGTATTGGACAATAAAAAATTAGTGGAACAAATACAAACGTTGCAAGAAGAGCTTGATAAGATGAAGTCTGATGTTGTAGAGTTCACTAAATCCAAGCAAGAACTAGATGTTATTGTCAATGGTTTGAGAGAGTCAGAACAGAAAGTTCGAACTAACACTGATGCTGAGATGATCAAACTAACTCAAGAGCTGGAGACAAGTCAAAGAAATTGTGAAAAACTGCAAAAAACACTCACAGACAAAGAAAAGTGTTTGGAACAAGAAACTGTTTTGAAACAACAATTTGAACGTGATACCACAGGACTTAAAGCCCACACTGTTCAATTAACTTCTCAAGTCGATTCTTTAAGCAAAGAAATGGCCGGTTTGTCCTCACAACACAAGACTACTCTAGTGGAAGTGAGTACTCTCAGACAATCTAACATTGCCACTACTGAAGAAATGACGGCAAAGATGTCTCAAGTAACAGGCCAGCTTCAGGAGGCAGTAAAAGAGAAGCAAAGGTTAACAGGCCAGCTTCAGGAGGCAGTAAAGGAGAAGCAAAGGCTAACGGGCCAGCTTCAGGAGGCAGCAAAGGAGAAGCAAAGGCTTGACGGGGAACTAAAAACACTGAATAAAACGTCTACCGGATCTCATTCTCTTAAAATGGAGTTTGAAGCAACTGCCAGTCAGAGAGACAGTGATCACCGGAAAGCCATCAGCAGCAAGAACAAGGATATCAAAGAGCTGGAACATACAGTGACCAATCTCAGAGATGAAGTGGAAGCATACAACGCCACCATTAAGAGCTTACAGCGTCACATTGAAGAGACTGAAACTCGGGAAGTTGAACACGAACGGTTGAAACAAAATTTCAAACAGTTGGAGAAAGCATTGGGCACTTCCTCACATGACAATAAAGCACTATTTGCCATTCTTCAACAGACACTTAAAGAGTTGCCTAGTTACTCGAGTCAAGCTTCTCGTTCTTTACAAGATGAGAACCTACGTTTAGAAGAACAGGTAAATGTGCTGAGTCAGTGGAACGACAAGCAACGCAACGAAATTGAAACTCTAGAAATGACGATCGAGAAATTGGAAGATGATAAAGTTCAACTACTCATCGATATTCAAACTAAGGAAAATTCCGCTCAAGAAAATTCTCAACTTAAAAGAGAATTGAAAGAAGTTGAAATGGAAGTTGGTAGTCTGAGAAGACAGGCTCGCTCAGAGCTGCAAGAAGAACTGCAAGTTAAAATGGACACACAGTCCCAGCTACTAGCTGTGTTCAACCAGCACAACACCTCGCTGCAGAAACAAGTGGTTGACCTTACATCACATGTACAAGATTTAGGCGGCACTTTAGAACGGGATAAACCTGTTTCCCCACCCCCCATGCCGGACGTGGCCCTGGCTATCCCGCGAGGGGACGTTCTGCGTCAGCGATCACTCGGTGATTTAGAGCAAGAGAACTATATCTTGAAGGAGAGGATTGGAACGATGGAGAAAGAATTGATGAAGTTGCAGGGAGTCTCGTCGCAGTTTAGACGAAGGAGCTCTAGCCTCAGGGCAATGTTCTCTGTGCCTGTTCGACCAATCAACGAAGAGCTACAAGTCAG TGTGCCCCCTGAGTTGCTGCTACCGTGCTCTCTATTGGCTGACTACATCAGCGAGTTCAACACCTTACAAGGAGATCCcgca GAGAGTTGGTTGGAGAGCATCAGGAGTGAGtggtttgcatgcatggcacaGCGAACCTTGACCCCAGCCTGCGCCCAGTGCTACATCTCGACCCTCTCCAGACTATCTGCCAGACTAATGGAGACTGTCATCAATATACAGGACGAGAAg GGcaacactgcactgcactatgCCGTTGCTAATGGCAACTTCCCTGTGGCTAGACAGTTTGTTGGACTGCGCTGCTGCAGAACTGGGCTAATGAACAAg gctggcTACACTCCACTGATGCTGGCAGCtgcttgttgtgtggaggtggGTGAACACAAAGATATCATGGGACACCTGGTGGACAGGGGGGACATCAACAAAGCAGCTGACAAG GATCAACGGACTGCTCTGATGTTGGCTGCCTGCAGTGGTTCTCTGGAGATGGTCTCTCTGTTCCTGGAGAAAGGTGCCGACGTTAACCTCCGGGacaag GACGGCTCCTCGGCACTCATGTTTGCTAGTCAAAGTGGTCATACGGAGATAGTGGGGTCACttctcacacaccctcacacagaTACCAGCCTCAGGGACAAT GACGGCCTAACAGCTCTGGACATTGCTAAAGAGGCAGGATTCACTGAACTAATGGCGTTGCTGGGGAAACGCTCCAAATCAAAATATAAACGATGA
- the LOC135334878 gene encoding cingulin-like isoform X1: MTSRHSPSRNSPHTVSPASSPRSPHSKRNRGTVIVEQSLVSVKADKNDDISSRKSTGSLSHDKVHMSSLHRKSTGSSISDHQRDSRSSDSPVRSILSPHSSFLPMEHTQSTDSLTQISPPDSVHSSVSSLLDTSSSVSNLTIVTSTEDRILDELKRQIAHGALHIQQLEKKVETIPLLTVKVDELERERGKLANDLLDSQAFVDSMKQRLSLLHEQNNQLVKLAHSSGGQSAELLRNRNALVASLAQIKKLQERVDSIPTLKSQVRTMTEENSHLKDKEAELSRKFPDQLPEGVTRATYQSLIEDNTRLTENNQKISGEVRTAREQLGTVTGNLESVKKRMDKFESTRSIVVPLQQRIKRLEKEKDEIYQEYVDVKFHHQQQQPTVDIDTAHLLNEVSTLKKKNSHLQAKLETVTMESRQEKEKLVLKLFELESLSMNSQKYELEKKLIETGTPSPIESRRISGSNHTPSLTRRDSIEEEMADLPAESKVQMLKLRQLRVHSEQSRSMLQSLMAERDQLERKVEELNTLIDKRALGDLEKSVEEKDYKLQLARENITKLEKELAMASVSEQSAMEVRNKEMMKELERLREVQSNYDELVADQNQSRQYREEHELLARSLQKAKDDKSKAEKRYKDGKTRLRSLAKELSNAVELIQNYQSQCMHLQDQLDRTGQDMQRVRTMSASYRTKLEMAEVEHSSHGKSELVEKDGPGIEAYGKVCKEKDGLQETVDALSKTISEQQEQMWKLKSEREELTKQLEELTKELQVSKEQLTNEEIAVVGFKGELETVKSANSSLVLDNKKLVEQIQTLQEELDKMKSDVVEFTKSKQELDVIVNGLRESEQKVRTNTDAEMIKLTQELETSQRNCEKLQKTLTDKEKCLEQETVLKQQFERDTTGLKAHTVQLTSQVDSLSKEMAGLSSQHKTTLVEVSTLRQSNIATTEEMTAKMSQVTGQLQEAVKEKQRLTGQLQEAVKEKQRLTGQLQEAAKEKQRLDGELKTLNKTSTGSHSLKMEFEATASQRDSDHRKAISSKNKDIKELEHTVTNLRDEVEAYNATIKSLQRHIEETETREVEHERLKQNFKQLEKALGTSSHDNKALFAILQQTLKELPSYSSQASRSLQDENLRLEEQVNVLSQWNDKQRNEIETLEMTIEKLEDDKVQLLIDIQTKENSAQENSQLKRELKEVEMEVGSLRRQARSELQEELQVKMDTQSQLLAVFNQHNTSLQKQVVDLTSHVQDLGGTLERDKPVSPPPMPDVALAIPRGDVLRQRSLGDLEQENYILKERIGTMEKELMKLQGVSSQFRRRSSSLRAMFSVPVRPINEELQVSVPPELLLPCSLLADYISEFNTLQGDPAESWLESIRSEWFACMAQRTLTPACAQCYISTLSRLSARLMETVINIQDEKGNTALHYAVANGNFPVARQFVGLRCCRTGLMNKAGYTPLMLAAACCVEVGEHRDIMGHLVDRGDINKAADKDQWTALMLAAMPAVVLWRWYLCSWRKVPTLTSWTRWDGSSALMFASQSGHMEIVGSLLTHPHTDTSLMIRDNDGLTALDIAKEAGFTELMALLGKRSKSKYKR, from the exons ATGACATCACGCCACTCCCCCTCGAGGAATTCCCCCCACACAGTCTCACCAGCCTCGTCACCACGCTCACCACACTCGAAACGAAATCGAGGAACTGTGATTGTCGAACAGAGCCTAGTATCCGTCAAGGCCGATAAAAACGATGACATCTCGTCACGTAAATCCACCGGCTCACTCAGCCATGACAAAGTACACATGTCCTCTCTACATCGGAAGTCAACAGGATCATCGATTAGCGACCACCAGAGAGACTCCCGTTCCTCTGATTCCCCCGTCCGGTCCATCCTGTCCCCCCACTCGAGCTTCCTCCCCATGGAGCACACACAGAGCACAGACTCCCTCACACAGATCTCCCCGCCTGATAGCGTTCACAGTAGTGTGAGCTCTCTACTAGACACCTCCTCCAGCGTATCAAACCTCACCATTGTGACCTCAACCGAAGATCGCATTCTAGATGAACTAAAGAGACAGATAGCACATGGTGCATTGCATATTCAGCAACTCGAGAAAAAAGTTGAAACTATTCCACTACTCACCGTAAAAGTTGATGAACTTGAAAGAGAGAGAGGAAAATTAGCAAACGATTTATTAGACAGTCAAGCGTTTGTGGATTCTATGAAACAACGTCTCTCGCTACTGCACGAACAAAACAATCAGCTGGTGAAGCTAGCCCACTCATCTGGTGGACAATCTGCAGAGTTGCTGCGAAATCGAAACGCACTTGTTGCCAGTCTGGCCCAAATCAAGAAGCTTCAAGAACGCGTGGATAGCATACCCACGCTCAAGTCTCAAGTTAGAACCATGACTGAGGAGAATTCCCATCTCAAGGATAAAGAAGCTGAACTGAGTAGGAAATTTCCTGACCAACTTCCGGAGGGCGTTACAAGAGCAACGTATCAGTCGCTGATTGAAGACAACACTCGATTGACGGAGAATAATCAGAAAATATCTGGTGAGGTTAGGACCGCTCGGGAGCAGCTGGGTACTGTAACTGGTAACCTTGAAAGTGTCAAGAAACGAATGGATAAATTTGAGAGCACACGTTCGATTGTGGTCCCTTTACAACAACGAATCAAACGATTGGAGAAAGAAAAAGATGAGATTTATCAAGAGTATGTTGACGTGAAGTTTCATCATCAACAGCAGCAACCTACTGTCGATATAGATACGGCTCACTTGCTAAACGAAGTATCCACACTCAAGAAGAAAAACAGTCACTTACAGGCTAAACTAGAGACAGTCACGATGGAGTCAAGACAGGAGAAGGAGAAGTTGGTCCTTAAACTATTTGAACTTGAATCTCTAAGTATGAACTCTCAAAAGTACGAACTTGAAAAGAAACTTATTGAAACTGGCACCCCTAGCCCGATTGAAAGTCGGCGAATCAGCGGTtcaaaccacaccccctccctaACGAGACGAGATAGCATCGAAGAAGAAATGGCAGACCTACCTGCAGAGTCCAAAGTTCAGATGCTCAAACTGCGACAGTTGCGAGTGCACAGTGAACAGTCACGAAGCATGCTACAATCATTGATGGCCGAGAGAGACCAACTAGAGCGTAAAGTCGAGGAACTAAACACTCTCATTGACAAGAGGGCCCTCGGAGATCTAGAAAAATCCGTCGAAGAGAAAGATTACAAATTGCAGCTGGCCAGAGAGAACATCACGAAGCTCGAGAAGGAGCTAGCTATGGCTAGTGTTTCAGAACAGTCCGCTATGGAGGTTAGAAATAAGGAGATGATGAAAGAACTGGAACGATTGAGAGAAGTCCAATCAAATTACGACGAACTAGTAGCCGATCAAAACCAATCGAGACAGTATCGAGAAGAGCACGAGTTGTTAGCGCGCTCACTACAGAAGGCCAAAGATGATAAATCAAAAGCGGAGAAACGCTACAAAGATGGAAAAACTCGACTGAGATCTCTAGCCAAAGAGTTATCGAATGCGGTGGAACTGATTCAGAACTATCAGTCGCAGTGTATGCATCTACAAGATCAGCTGGATCGTACTGGTCAGGACATGCAACGTGTTCGCACAATGTCTGCCTCGTACAGAACTAAACTAGAGATGGCAGAAGTTGAGCATTCCTCTCACGGGAAGAGTGAACTTGTTGAAAAAGACGGTCCAGGGATAGAAGCTTATGGCAAAGTTTGCAAAGAAAAGGATGGTCTTCAAGAAACTGTCGATGCACTCAGTAAGACTATTTCCGAGCAACAAGAACAGATGTGGAAGTTGAAATCTGAGAGAGAAGAATTGACAAAACAATTGGAAGAGCTCACAAAAGAACTTCAAGTTTCTAAAGAACAACTAACGAATGAGGAAATAGCCGTTGTTGGGTTCAAAGGTGAACTAGAGACTGTCAAGTCAGCAAATTCCAGCCTTGTATTGGACAATAAAAAATTAGTGGAACAAATACAAACGTTGCAAGAAGAGCTTGATAAGATGAAGTCTGATGTTGTAGAGTTCACTAAATCCAAGCAAGAACTAGATGTTATTGTCAATGGTTTGAGAGAGTCAGAACAGAAAGTTCGAACTAACACTGATGCTGAGATGATCAAACTAACTCAAGAGCTGGAGACAAGTCAAAGAAATTGTGAAAAACTGCAAAAAACACTCACAGACAAAGAAAAGTGTTTGGAACAAGAAACTGTTTTGAAACAACAATTTGAACGTGATACCACAGGACTTAAAGCCCACACTGTTCAATTAACTTCTCAAGTCGATTCTTTAAGCAAAGAAATGGCCGGTTTGTCCTCACAACACAAGACTACTCTAGTGGAAGTGAGTACTCTCAGACAATCTAACATTGCCACTACTGAAGAAATGACGGCAAAGATGTCTCAAGTAACAGGCCAGCTTCAGGAGGCAGTAAAAGAGAAGCAAAGGTTAACAGGCCAGCTTCAGGAGGCAGTAAAGGAGAAGCAAAGGCTAACGGGCCAGCTTCAGGAGGCAGCAAAGGAGAAGCAAAGGCTTGACGGGGAACTAAAAACACTGAATAAAACGTCTACCGGATCTCATTCTCTTAAAATGGAGTTTGAAGCAACTGCCAGTCAGAGAGACAGTGATCACCGGAAAGCCATCAGCAGCAAGAACAAGGATATCAAAGAGCTGGAACATACAGTGACCAATCTCAGAGATGAAGTGGAAGCATACAACGCCACCATTAAGAGCTTACAGCGTCACATTGAAGAGACTGAAACTCGGGAAGTTGAACACGAACGGTTGAAACAAAATTTCAAACAGTTGGAGAAAGCATTGGGCACTTCCTCACATGACAATAAAGCACTATTTGCCATTCTTCAACAGACACTTAAAGAGTTGCCTAGTTACTCGAGTCAAGCTTCTCGTTCTTTACAAGATGAGAACCTACGTTTAGAAGAACAGGTAAATGTGCTGAGTCAGTGGAACGACAAGCAACGCAACGAAATTGAAACTCTAGAAATGACGATCGAGAAATTGGAAGATGATAAAGTTCAACTACTCATCGATATTCAAACTAAGGAAAATTCCGCTCAAGAAAATTCTCAACTTAAAAGAGAATTGAAAGAAGTTGAAATGGAAGTTGGTAGTCTGAGAAGACAGGCTCGCTCAGAGCTGCAAGAAGAACTGCAAGTTAAAATGGACACACAGTCCCAGCTACTAGCTGTGTTCAACCAGCACAACACCTCGCTGCAGAAACAAGTGGTTGACCTTACATCACATGTACAAGATTTAGGCGGCACTTTAGAACGGGATAAACCTGTTTCCCCACCCCCCATGCCGGACGTGGCCCTGGCTATCCCGCGAGGGGACGTTCTGCGTCAGCGATCACTCGGTGATTTAGAGCAAGAGAACTATATCTTGAAGGAGAGGATTGGAACGATGGAGAAAGAATTGATGAAGTTGCAGGGAGTCTCGTCGCAGTTTAGACGAAGGAGCTCTAGCCTCAGGGCAATGTTCTCTGTGCCTGTTCGACCAATCAACGAAGAGCTACAAGTCAG TGTGCCCCCTGAGTTGCTGCTACCGTGCTCTCTATTGGCTGACTACATCAGCGAGTTCAACACCTTACAAGGAGATCCcgca GAGAGTTGGTTGGAGAGCATCAGGAGTGAGtggtttgcatgcatggcacaGCGAACCTTGACCCCAGCCTGCGCCCAGTGCTACATCTCGACCCTCTCCAGACTATCTGCCAGACTAATGGAGACTGTCATCAATATACAGGACGAGAAg GGcaacactgcactgcactatgCCGTTGCTAATGGCAACTTCCCTGTGGCTAGACAGTTTGTTGGACTGCGCTGCTGCAGAACTGGGCTAATGAACAAg gctgGCTACACTCCACTGATGCTGGCAGCtgcttgttgtgtggaggtggGTGAACACAGAGATATCATGGGACACCTGGTGGACAGGGGGGACATAAACAAGGCAGCTGACAAG GATCAATGGACTGCTCTGATGTTGGCTGCCATGCCTGCAGTGGTTCTCTGGAGATGGTATCTCTGTTCCTGGAGAAAGGTGCCGACGTTAACCTCCTGGacaaggtgg GACGGCTCCTCGGCACTCATGTTTGCTAGTCAGAGTGGTCATATGGAGATAGTAGGGTCACttctcacacaccctcacacagaTACCAGCCTCATGATCAGGGACAAT GACGGCCTAACAGCTCTGGACATTGCTAAAGAGGCAGGATTCACTGAACTAATGGCGTTGCTGGGGAAACGCTCCAAATCAAAATATAAACGATGA